The genomic region GATCTGGCCAGCTTCTGCGCCGAGCAATTGACCGCCTACAAGCGGCCCAAGTACATCGAGTTCCGCGACGACTTGCCCAAGACCAACGTGGGCAAGATCCTCCGCCGCGAGCTCCGTAGCAACACGGCATGAGCGATGCGGCGACGGCGCTCTTACCCGATGACGTTCGGATACTGGAGCGCGGTTGGCTGTCGTCGAACTCCGTGCTGCTGCGCGGCGACGGCAGCGGCGCAGTGCTGGTCGACACCGGCTACTGCACGCATGCTGAGCAGACATCAGCATTGGTCCGACATGCCCTGTGGGGCGAGCCGCTACGGCTGATCGTCAATACGCATCTGCATTCCGATCATTGCGGCGGCAACGCCCGCCTGGCGGCAGAGCATGGTTGTGCGATCTGGGTCCCGCCTGGCGAGTTGGCAGCGATCATGGCCTGGGATGAAGAGCGCTTGAGCTACCGGCCCACTGGCCAATCTTGCGACCGCTTCGCGCCCGAGCGGGCGTTTCGGCCGGGTGAAGTCCTTGTGCAGGGTGGGCGCGAATGGCAGGTGCTAGCCGCCCCCGGACATGACCCCCATTCGGTCATCCTGTTCGAGGCGGTGACCGGAATCCTGGTGTCGGCCGACGCCCTTTGGGAACATGGCTTTGGCATCGTCTTTCCAGAGCTCGACGGCTCGCGTGGTTTCGATGAAGTAGCGCAAACACTGGACCTGATCGCTGCGCTACCCGTCCGCCTGGTGATTCCCGGCCACGGCAAGGCCTTTGTCGATGCAGAGACCGCCTTGCAGGAGGCGCGCTCGCGCCTGGACTTCTTCCGTACTCATCCCGAGCGGCATACGCGGCATGCGGCCAAGGCTCTGCTGGTCTTCCACATGCTTGAGCTGCAGCGCTGTCAGCGCGCCGAGCTGCTGGCATGGCTTCAAGCCACGCCCATCCATGTCCGAATGTGGCAATTGCATTTCGCCGACCGTCCATTGCCGCAATGGAGCGAGGAACTCCTGCAGGAGCTATGTCAGGCCAAGATATTGCAGCTAGAGGGTGGAATCGTCAGCGTGTGCTGACTGGAATTACATCTCACGTTTCCAGCGCCGCGACTCCAATCCCGCAAAAGCAAAACCCCCAGCCTCTTTGGAAGGCTGGGGGTTTGCGGGGTAAATAGCCTGACGATGACCTACTTTCACACGGGAATCCGCACTATCATCGGCGCTGACTCGTTTCAC from Pelomonas sp. SE-A7 harbors:
- a CDS encoding MBL fold metallo-hydrolase, which translates into the protein MSDAATALLPDDVRILERGWLSSNSVLLRGDGSGAVLVDTGYCTHAEQTSALVRHALWGEPLRLIVNTHLHSDHCGGNARLAAEHGCAIWVPPGELAAIMAWDEERLSYRPTGQSCDRFAPERAFRPGEVLVQGGREWQVLAAPGHDPHSVILFEAVTGILVSADALWEHGFGIVFPELDGSRGFDEVAQTLDLIAALPVRLVIPGHGKAFVDAETALQEARSRLDFFRTHPERHTRHAAKALLVFHMLELQRCQRAELLAWLQATPIHVRMWQLHFADRPLPQWSEELLQELCQAKILQLEGGIVSVC